Within the Halobaculum limi genome, the region GGTCGTCGACGGGATGGACGTCGTCGAGGAGATCGGATCGCTCCCGACCGGGCGCAACGACCAGCCTCGCGAGGAAGTGAAGATCGAGCGCGTCACCGTCGACCGATAAGCCGCCGTCGGCGTCTCACGCCGCACATCATCCGATTTTATTCGACGAACCGCTCGTACAGCGGCGGGTACTCCTTCAGTTTCATCCGCGCGACCAGCGCGTAACAGTAGGCGTCGACGCGGTCGCGCCAGATCGGGTACTCGTAACTCCCGGCGAACCCGACCTCGGCCACGTCGATGTCCTCGCCCGCCCGCACCGTCAGGATCGACAACAGCGGCGCGGGGTCGTCGCCGACGACGCGCCGGAAGCGCTTCATCGCCGCCCGCTTCTCGCGGACGACGTGCCCCGAGTCGAAGCCGTCGTCGTCGGGGTCCATCGCGAGGGCGTCGACCGCGCGGTCGTGGGCGCGTCGCTGTGCGAGCGCCTGCGCCGCCTCGACGGTGGTCATCAGCGAGAGGCCTTCGTCCCAGTCGGCGACGTAGTAGTCGGTGTCGTAACACCACATCGCGAGTTTCCAGCGGGCGAGCGCGTACGGACCCGGGCCGTACTCGTCTTCGACGGCTTCGACCTCCTCCCGCACCGCCTCGCGACTCGGGAACTCCTCGATCCGAGCGCGGAACCGCTCGTCCAGTCGGTCGATCCGGTCGGCCATCGGGTCGCCGTCGTCACCGACCAACTCGTGCACTCGCTCGCGGTGGTGCTCGGCGGTCGCGAGACGCAGTTCAGCCTGCCGATTCCCGGCGTAGATCGACCCGATGTCGCGGGCGTCGTACTCGCGGTCGCGGTCGCGTTCGGAGGCATCGAAGCGGACGAACCGGACTGTCCGCTCGATGTCGTGGTACCAGCCGAGGTCGCGGCCGGGGTCGGCGACGGGGTAGTCGTCGAACGACGCGACGAGGTCGTCCGCGCGGTCGCGGATCGCTTCGCCGCGGTCGGCCAGTCGTTTGGGGTCGGCCTCCGGGCGGTCGAGGCGTGCGAGGGCGATACCCACCTCCTCGGCGGCGAACTGCATCCCGCCGGTCGCGTAGAACGTCGCCTCGCGGTAGTTCTCCGCCTGGAGTGCCTCCCGTGCGCTCTCCAACCATCCGCCAGCACCGGTGAACCGCTCGTCGGTGTCGAGGTCGCTCCACAACTCGCGGCCGCGTTCTACTTCCTCCGCTAACTGCCCGACAGTGTCGCGGGCGTGTGCCTCGCTCACCGGTGGATGCCAGCGGTGGTCGGTCGGATCGGGTAGGAATTTCGACGCCTGGTCGGTCACGGCGTCAGGGAGGGCGGTCGGTCTGACCGCGCCGACGACGCCGGTCAGACCGACGAGTCCGGCGGCCGCGCCGCCGAGGAGGGCGCGTCTGCTGAGGGAGGGAGGATCGGGGACCATACGCGTTCGGTCCTCACCGATGGCTGATAGGTCTTCTCCTGCTCAGACGCACTCGACGAGGAAGTTCTCGATGACGTCGTGGCCGACTGCCGTCAGCACCGACTCGGGGTGGAACTGCACCGCCTCGATGGGGTACTCGCGGTGGCGCACGCCCATCACCAACTCCGCGCCCGCGTGGTCGGTCGTCGCCGACACCACGAAGCAGTCGGGTACGTCGGTGGCGACGAGTGAGTGATAGCGACCGGCACGGAAGCCCTGATCCAGTCCCGTGAACACGCCCTTCCCGTCGTGGTCGACGGGGAACGCCTTCCCGTGGATCGGTTCGGGGGCGTGGCCGACGCTGCCG harbors:
- the trpG gene encoding anthranilate synthase component II; amino-acid sequence: MNVTVVDNYDSFTYNLVEYVSDLRIDGETPEITVLKNVVSLNDVRATDPDAIIISPGPGHPKNDRDVGVTMAVLRELSPEVPTLGVCLGLEAAVYEYGGSVGHAPEPIHGKAFPVDHDGKGVFTGLDQGFRAGRYHSLVATDVPDCFVVSATTDHAGAELVMGVRHREYPIEAVQFHPESVLTAVGHDVIENFLVECV